From the Lolium rigidum isolate FL_2022 chromosome 2, APGP_CSIRO_Lrig_0.1, whole genome shotgun sequence genome, one window contains:
- the LOC124688225 gene encoding uncharacterized protein LOC124688225: MGNCQAAEAAAAVVQHPGGRVERLYWATSVAEVMRANPGHYVALVTLRVAEERHENADGTGARRTVRLTRVKLLKPKETLLLGHVYRLITSHEVTKAVQARKEEKMTKARQQLEQLESSLSRQSKARPAADDDVNEDEDDEASLDASLEQLARQDGDAHRSSGARHQQWRPSLHSIDEAAS; encoded by the exons ATGGGGAATTgccaggcggcggaggcggcggcggcggtggtccagCACCCCGGCGGGCGCGTGGAGCGGCTGTACTGGGCCACCAGCGTGGCGGAGGTGATGCGGGCCAACCCCGGCCACTACGTCGCGCTCGTCACGCTCCGGGTCGCCGAGGAGCGCCACGAGAACGCCGACGGCACCGGCGCGCGGCGCACCGTGCGCCtcacccgcgtgaagctcctcaagCCCAAGGAGACGCTCCTCCTCGGCCACGTCTACCGCCTCATCACCTCCCACG AGGTGACCAAGGCGGttcaggcgaggaaggaggagaagatgACCAAGGCGCGGCAGCAGCTCGAGCAGCTCGAGTCGTCGTTGTCGAGGCAGAGCaaggcgcggccggcggcggacgacgacgtcaacgaggacgaggacgacgaggcgagctTGGACGCGAGTCTCGAGCAG TTGGCACGGCAAGACGGAGACGCCCACCGGAGCTCCGGCGCCCGGCACCAGCAGTGGCGGCCCTCGCTGCACAGCATCGACGAGGCCGCGAGCTGA